The sequence CGTGGCTTGATGAAGTAGAAAAATGAAACTGTGGCAGGAGCTGGCACGATGGGCCAACGAACGACCGGAGCATCTTGCCGTCCTGACTCCAGATCACCAGCTGACTTACGCGCAGCTACACCGACGAAGCTACTGCCTTGCCAACCAATTAACGGAATTATCTGGTCATCGCATCGCAGTGCATACCAACGATCCCATTGAGATGGCCATTGCCTTCTACGGGATTGTACGCAGCGGGAAAAACATGGTGATCGTCGACCCTGCGTGGCCCTCGAATCTGGCAACGTCAATGGTGTCCAGACTTCGCTGCGATTTATCGCTGACCTCCTGGAATTCGCTCTCACACCTTGGCCGTTCTGCCCAATCCGGGAATCACGAGTCACCACTGGCCGAAACACCCGTTGAAACCGCCACGGATAGTTCCGATACACACGGCCTGCTCGTCATCTGCACTTCCGGTAGCTCTTCGTATCCAAAACCGGTACTCCGGACTTTCGCCTCGTGGGAGCAATCCCTGAATTGCGGCGCTGATATCTTGGGTGCAACACCAATTGCAGCCACCCTCTGTCCTGGGCCGATATCCCATGGGCTGGGGCTCTACGCAATGATCGAATCATTGCATACCGGCGGTACATTCTTGGCTACCGGCAAGTGGGATCCAACCGGCGTGCGCACGTTGGTCGAGAAGACTATTTGCACAAGAATCGTGACCGTCCCTACGATTCTCTCCAAACTACTTTCTCTTCTTGGACCCGAACTGCTCTCCAACCTTCGTACGGTGGTCAGCGGAGGTGAGGCTCTGAACCAAGACACAGTTCGAGAACTGTACCGGGTCGCACCGAGAGTACAGTGCCTCGAATACTTCGGCAGTAGTGAACACAGCCTGATCGCCTACCGGGAGCGCGGCTTAGCCCAATCAGCTCCACCGCATTTTGACGGGCAGTTATTCCCTGGAGTTCGAGCGCACATCCATGAAATGGATCCGCAAACCGGATTCGGGCAGCTCTATGTTGATAGCCCATTCAATTCAAAAGGCTACGACCCCAGTTCTGAGACCAATATTTCCCGATGCGGATCATCGATCTGCATTGGAGATCGTGCACGAATAGAGGAAACCGGACGCATCATGATCTCCCGCCGTGATGATCAGATGCTCAATTTGAATGGAAATAATATCCATACCGGCGAAGTCAGCGCAGCACTTGAAGCCGTGGGACTACCGAATGCCATCGTGCAACTGGTTGAACTGGATGGGACACCGACGTTGGTTGCCTACACCGTTGATCCACCAAAAAATCCAGCGACACTGCTAGCCGAGCTTCAGGAATATTTGCCGCAATACAAGGTTCCGCATCAAATCATTTACCTACGAGCCTGGCCAGAATCCTTCAGCGGAAAACTGAAAACCAAGGATCTCAATATCCAGCACCTCGAAATCCAACGGAGCGACGATCTGCGATGAACAATGCATACATCATCAATGCTGCACGCACCCCCATCGTGCGAGCAGGCAAAGAGTACT comes from Glutamicibacter arilaitensis Re117 and encodes:
- a CDS encoding class I adenylate-forming enzyme family protein, which encodes MKLWQELARWANERPEHLAVLTPDHQLTYAQLHRRSYCLANQLTELSGHRIAVHTNDPIEMAIAFYGIVRSGKNMVIVDPAWPSNLATSMVSRLRCDLSLTSWNSLSHLGRSAQSGNHESPLAETPVETATDSSDTHGLLVICTSGSSSYPKPVLRTFASWEQSLNCGADILGATPIAATLCPGPISHGLGLYAMIESLHTGGTFLATGKWDPTGVRTLVEKTICTRIVTVPTILSKLLSLLGPELLSNLRTVVSGGEALNQDTVRELYRVAPRVQCLEYFGSSEHSLIAYRERGLAQSAPPHFDGQLFPGVRAHIHEMDPQTGFGQLYVDSPFNSKGYDPSSETNISRCGSSICIGDRARIEETGRIMISRRDDQMLNLNGNNIHTGEVSAALEAVGLPNAIVQLVELDGTPTLVAYTVDPPKNPATLLAELQEYLPQYKVPHQIIYLRAWPESFSGKLKTKDLNIQHLEIQRSDDLR